From Carya illinoinensis cultivar Pawnee chromosome 5, C.illinoinensisPawnee_v1, whole genome shotgun sequence, one genomic window encodes:
- the LOC122311191 gene encoding probable WRKY transcription factor 27 — protein MAEDDWDLHAVVRSCKSAATKNSIATNNSIAASSEDSLACLASLTFEEENDLLSFPLLAEPRTNAFHELQELCKSFFPTTTTSTATTTSSHRIISPNSSSISDVQRRRHPVQPNPTISAARSRSKPEPSASSSSGLGGVQDQQLRRHAQQQPQQQNQPYQQRQQVNQQEFQRPRASSAMSLSAAMQSQAPRSRKRKSQQKRTVCHVTAENLSADMWAWRKYGQKPIKGSPYPRNYYRCSSSKGCPARKQVERSNIDPNIFIVTYTGDHSHPRPTHRNSLSGSTRNKCSASGVKSTDKDNSGSPITANAASCSSPQSTTSLSPTTQITVQTDEEAVITNKNSNEDNKVMVDANNKEREEMADDADDDVDDDDQENDDQILIPNMAMTEDIFMGLQQLGYSSPGGGSGDNFSDGGRTNSGSWPQCT, from the exons ATGGCCGAGGACGACTGGGATCTACATGCGGTGGTGCGGAGTTGCAAATCCGCCGCCACCAAAAACAGCATCGCCACCAACAACAGCATCGCCGCCTCCTCAGAAGACTCTTTGGCTTGCCTGGCCTCTCTAACTTTTGAGGAGGAAAATGACTTGTTATCTTTTCCCCTTCTTGCAGAGCCCAGAACCAATGCTTTCCATGAATTGCAAGAACTTTGCAAGTCCTTTTTCCCCACTACTACCACTAGTACTGCCACTACCACGAGTAGCCATCGTATAATTAGTCCTAATTCCTCCTCCATTTCAGATGTACAGAGACGGCGACACCCAGTACAGCCCAATCCTACGATTAGTGCAGCTAGGTCTCGTTCCAAACCCGAACCATCGGCCTCCTCGTCTTCTGGGCTTGGAGGAGTCCAAGACCAACAACTACGGAGACATGCACAGCAACAACCACAACAACAAAATCAACCGTATCAACAACGACAGCAAGTCAATCAACAGGAGTTCCAAAGGCCTCGTGCCAGTTCTGCAATGTCTTTATCCGCAGCAATGCAATCTCAGGCCCCCAGATCAAGAAAAAG GAAGAGCCAGCAGAAGAGAACGGTCTGCCATGTGACCGCAGAGAATCTGTCAGCGGATATGTGGGCATGGCGTAAATACGGACAAAAGCCCATCAAAGGTTCTCCATATCCAAG AAACTACTACCGGTGCAGCAGCTCGAAAGGGTGCCCCGCAAGAAAACAAGTAGAGCGAAGCAACATCGATCCCAACATCTTCATCGTCACGTACACCGGCGACCACAGCCACCCTCGGCCCACCCACCGAAACTCGCTCTCCGGCAGTACACGCAACAAATGCTCCGCATCAGGCGTTAAGTCCACAGACAAAGACAATTCCGGATCACCGATCACAGCTAATGCAGCTTCATGCTCGTCTCCACAGTCGACGACAAGCCTCTCTCCCACAACCCAGATCACAGTTCAAACAGATGAAGAGGCAGTAATTACTAACAAGAACAGCAACGAAGATAATAAGGTCATGGTTGATGCGAacaacaaagagagagaggaaatggcTGATGATGCAGACGACGACGTCGACGACGATGATCAGGAAAATGATGATCAGATTCTGATTCCGAACATGGCCATGACTGAGGACATCTTCATGGGGCTGCAACAGCTTGGATATAGTAGTCCTGGGGGAGGCTCCGGGGACAATTTCTCGGATGGTGGTAGAACAAATTCAGGGTCTTGGCCTCAGTGTACATGA